The proteins below come from a single Burkholderia humptydooensis genomic window:
- the dapF gene encoding diaminopimelate epimerase, translating into MKLSFTKMHGAGNDFVVLDGYSRALPPLTGAQVRALADRHFGIGADQLLLVEKPTVDGADFKYRIFNCDGGEVEHCGNGARCFVKFVRDRGLTDEASVRVEVKHGVITLTMQDNGEVVVDMGAPVFEPARVPFDASGLEGRREGADTLWPLPVNGATRWISVVSMGNPHAVQIVDDAKAAPVLADGPAIERHPRFPQRVNAGFMQIVSRHEVNLRVYERGAGETLACGTGACAAVAAGIRRGQLDSPVTVHTHGGTLTISWDGARDERAPLKMAGPATTVFEGVIELPA; encoded by the coding sequence ATGAAACTCTCGTTTACCAAGATGCACGGCGCGGGCAACGACTTCGTCGTGCTCGACGGCTACAGCCGCGCGCTGCCCCCGCTCACCGGCGCGCAGGTGCGCGCGCTCGCCGACCGCCACTTCGGGATCGGCGCCGATCAGTTGCTGCTCGTCGAAAAGCCCACCGTCGACGGCGCCGATTTCAAATACCGGATCTTCAACTGCGACGGCGGCGAGGTCGAGCACTGCGGCAACGGCGCGCGCTGCTTCGTCAAGTTCGTCCGCGACCGCGGGCTCACCGACGAGGCAAGCGTGCGCGTCGAAGTCAAGCACGGCGTGATCACGCTGACGATGCAGGACAACGGCGAGGTCGTCGTCGACATGGGCGCGCCCGTGTTCGAGCCGGCGCGCGTGCCGTTCGACGCGAGCGGCCTCGAAGGCCGCCGCGAGGGCGCCGACACGCTGTGGCCGCTGCCCGTGAACGGCGCGACGCGCTGGATCTCGGTCGTGTCGATGGGCAATCCGCACGCGGTGCAGATCGTCGACGACGCAAAGGCGGCCCCGGTGCTCGCCGATGGCCCCGCGATCGAGCGCCACCCGCGTTTCCCGCAGCGCGTGAACGCGGGCTTCATGCAGATCGTGTCGCGGCACGAGGTGAACCTGCGCGTGTACGAGCGCGGCGCGGGCGAGACGCTCGCGTGCGGCACGGGCGCGTGCGCGGCCGTCGCGGCGGGCATCCGGCGCGGACAACTCGATTCGCCCGTCACGGTCCATACGCATGGCGGCACGCTGACGATCTCGTGGGACGGCGCGCGCGACGAACGCGCGCCGCTCAAGATGGCCGGCCCCGCGACGACCGTCTTCGAAGGCGTGATCGAGCTGCCCGCCTGA
- a CDS encoding DUF484 family protein codes for MNDREVADYLLANPEFFAQHAELLATIKLANPHGKAAVSLQERQMEMLRDKNKHLERRLAELLRYGHENDGLAAKFNRWTARVIAERDPYALPRAIAGGLADVFDVPQTALRLWDVAETYAQADFARNVGEEVRLFTNSLATPYCGTNTGFEAAQWLAPVAADGEAPAASGAAESVALIALRASAAGEGAGAFGLLVLGSPDPRRFHDGMGTDFLAQIGTLASAALTRLLPH; via the coding sequence ATGAACGATCGCGAAGTCGCAGACTACCTGCTCGCCAACCCCGAATTCTTCGCCCAGCACGCGGAACTGCTCGCGACGATCAAGCTCGCGAATCCGCACGGCAAGGCCGCGGTGTCGCTTCAGGAGCGGCAGATGGAGATGCTGCGGGACAAGAACAAGCATCTCGAACGCCGGCTCGCCGAGCTGCTGCGCTACGGTCACGAAAACGACGGGCTCGCCGCGAAGTTCAACCGCTGGACGGCGCGCGTGATCGCCGAGCGCGATCCGTACGCACTGCCGCGCGCGATCGCGGGCGGCTTGGCCGACGTGTTCGACGTCCCGCAGACGGCGCTCAGGCTCTGGGACGTCGCCGAGACCTACGCGCAAGCCGATTTCGCGCGCAACGTCGGCGAGGAGGTGCGCCTCTTCACGAACAGTCTTGCGACCCCATATTGCGGCACGAACACCGGCTTCGAGGCCGCGCAGTGGCTCGCGCCCGTCGCAGCCGACGGCGAAGCCCCCGCGGCGAGCGGCGCCGCCGAATCGGTCGCGCTGATCGCGCTGCGCGCGAGCGCCGCGGGCGAAGGCGCGGGCGCGTTCGGCCTGCTCGTGCTGGGCTCGCCTGACCCGCGGCGCTTCCACGACGGCATGGGCACCGACTTCCTCGCGCAGATCGGCACGCTCGCGAGCGCAGCGCTCACGCGCCTGCTGCCGCACTGA
- the xerC gene encoding tyrosine recombinase XerC, giving the protein MTADPIADYLSNLRHVRKLSDHTLRAYAHELDELKKLANGRPLESLTAVDMRGAVARAHAGGLSARSISHRLSAWRAFYRWFSQHVEMNANPVAAVRAPKHAKTLPKALSVDDAAALMDAPTAGTAENLRDHAILELFYSSGLRLAELIGLDIEYAKDGDYRSEGWLDLAEAEVTVRGKGDKERKVPVGRKAIDALNAWLAVRGEFVKRDPRPLFLSVRGNRMSPGVVRERVKRAALAAGIPANVHPHVLRHSFATHVLQSSGDLRAVQELLGHASISATQVYTSLDFQHLAKIYDSAHPRAKKRD; this is encoded by the coding sequence ATGACCGCCGATCCGATCGCCGACTACCTGTCGAACCTGCGGCACGTGAGGAAGCTGTCGGATCACACGCTGCGCGCGTACGCGCACGAACTCGACGAACTGAAGAAGCTCGCGAACGGCCGCCCGCTCGAAAGCCTCACGGCCGTCGACATGCGCGGCGCCGTCGCGCGCGCGCATGCGGGCGGCCTGTCCGCGCGTTCGATCTCGCACCGGCTGTCCGCGTGGCGCGCGTTCTACCGCTGGTTTTCGCAGCATGTCGAGATGAACGCGAATCCGGTCGCGGCCGTGCGCGCGCCGAAGCACGCGAAGACGCTGCCGAAGGCGCTGTCCGTCGACGACGCGGCCGCGCTGATGGACGCGCCGACGGCCGGCACCGCCGAGAACCTGCGCGATCACGCGATTCTCGAGCTGTTCTATTCGTCCGGGCTGCGGCTCGCCGAGCTGATCGGCCTCGACATCGAATACGCGAAGGACGGCGACTACCGCTCCGAAGGCTGGCTCGACCTCGCCGAAGCGGAAGTCACGGTGCGCGGCAAGGGCGACAAGGAGCGCAAGGTGCCCGTCGGCCGCAAGGCGATCGACGCGCTGAACGCCTGGCTCGCGGTGCGCGGCGAGTTCGTGAAGCGCGATCCGCGGCCGCTCTTCCTGTCGGTGCGCGGCAACCGGATGTCGCCCGGCGTCGTGCGCGAGCGCGTGAAGCGCGCGGCGCTCGCGGCGGGCATTCCGGCGAACGTGCATCCGCACGTGCTGCGCCACTCGTTCGCGACGCACGTACTGCAATCGAGCGGGGATCTGCGCGCGGTGCAGGAGCTGCTCGGCCACGCGAGCATCTCGGCGACGCAGGTCTATACGTCGCTCGACTTCCAGCATCTCGCGAAGATCTACGACAGCGCGCATCCGCGCGCGAAGAAGCGCGACTGA
- a CDS encoding class I SAM-dependent rRNA methyltransferase, with amino-acid sequence MHTVTLKPSKDKSLLRRHPWVYANAIDRVDGKPAPGATVIVRAHDGRFLARAAYSPHSQIRLRAWSFDENEPIDHAFFKRRVQRAIAHRRAMIAGTGAVRLVFGEADGLPGLIVDHYVAAPIPAGDAAARATEGDAAQQAAPGEGAGRGQLVCQFMAAGVEHWKDAIVAALVAATGCPNVYERSDVSIREKEGLEQTTGVLAGDAPPDTLIANENGVLYHVDVRNGHKTGFYVDQRENRALVAQYARERDVLNCFCYTGGFSLAALKGGAKRVVSIDSSGDALALAQRNVAANGFDAARAEWLDADAFRTLRRLVDEGERFDLIVLDPPKFAPTRDSVERAARAYKDINLSGFKLLRPGGLLFTYSCSGAIDMDLFQKIVAGAAADAKVDARLLKRLGAGVDHPLLTAFPEGEYLKGLLLQIA; translated from the coding sequence ATGCATACCGTTACGCTCAAGCCGTCGAAAGACAAATCCCTGCTGCGCCGCCATCCGTGGGTCTACGCGAACGCGATCGACCGCGTCGACGGCAAGCCCGCGCCCGGCGCGACCGTCATCGTTCGCGCGCACGACGGGCGCTTCCTCGCGCGCGCGGCGTACAGCCCGCATTCGCAGATCCGCCTGCGCGCGTGGAGCTTCGACGAGAACGAGCCGATCGACCACGCGTTCTTCAAGCGGCGCGTGCAGCGCGCGATCGCGCATCGCCGCGCGATGATCGCGGGCACGGGCGCGGTGCGTCTCGTGTTCGGCGAGGCGGACGGGCTGCCGGGGCTCATCGTCGATCACTACGTCGCGGCGCCGATCCCCGCCGGCGACGCCGCCGCGCGCGCCACCGAAGGCGATGCGGCGCAGCAGGCCGCGCCGGGCGAAGGCGCGGGCCGCGGCCAGCTCGTCTGCCAGTTCATGGCGGCGGGCGTCGAGCACTGGAAGGACGCGATCGTCGCGGCGCTCGTCGCGGCGACCGGTTGCCCGAACGTCTACGAGCGCTCGGACGTATCGATCCGCGAGAAGGAAGGGCTCGAGCAGACGACGGGCGTGCTCGCGGGCGACGCGCCGCCCGACACGCTGATCGCGAACGAGAACGGCGTGCTGTATCACGTCGACGTCCGCAACGGCCACAAGACGGGCTTCTACGTCGACCAGCGCGAGAACCGCGCGCTCGTCGCGCAGTACGCGCGCGAGCGCGACGTGCTCAACTGCTTCTGCTACACGGGCGGCTTCTCGCTCGCGGCGCTCAAGGGCGGCGCGAAGCGGGTCGTGTCGATCGATTCGTCGGGCGACGCGCTCGCGCTCGCGCAGCGCAACGTCGCCGCGAACGGCTTCGACGCCGCGCGCGCCGAGTGGCTCGACGCCGACGCGTTCAGGACGCTGCGCCGTCTCGTCGATGAAGGCGAGCGCTTCGACCTGATCGTGCTCGACCCGCCGAAGTTCGCGCCGACGCGCGACAGCGTCGAGCGCGCGGCGCGCGCGTACAAGGACATCAACCTGAGCGGCTTCAAGCTGCTGCGCCCGGGCGGCCTGCTGTTCACGTACTCGTGCTCGGGCGCGATCGACATGGACCTGTTCCAGAAGATCGTCGCGGGCGCGGCGGCCGACGCGAAGGTCGACGCGCGGCTCCTGAAGCGGCTCGGCGCGGGCGTCGATCACCCGCTCCTGACCGCGTTCCCCGAAGGCGAATATCTGAAGGGGCTGCTGTTGCAAATCGCGTGA
- a CDS encoding CobW family GTP-binding protein, with product MAIPVTILTGFLGSGKTTLLKRILNEQHGMKIAVIENEFGEENIDNEILVQDSNEQIIQMSNGCICCTIRGDLARVLAELAANKRDGKFDFDRVVIETTGLANPGPVAQTFFIDSEIADEFLLDAVITLVDAKHADTQLDEHEVVQRQVGFADRLFITKADLVDDETVSELKHRLLHMNPRAAIKVVNFGDADIKEIFDLRGFNLNAKLEIDPDFLAEDEHEHAHHHDHDHDHAHCDHDHGHCEHDHEHGHHHHHAHHDDKIKSFVYRNDRPFDPNKLEDFLGGILQIYGERMLRYKGVLYMKGVDRKVVFQGVHQMMGSDLAAKWLPVEKKTNKMVFIGVDLPRDLITDGLDACLA from the coding sequence ATGGCCATTCCCGTCACCATCCTCACGGGCTTCCTCGGCAGCGGCAAGACGACGCTGCTCAAGCGCATCCTGAACGAACAGCACGGCATGAAAATCGCCGTGATCGAAAACGAGTTCGGCGAAGAAAACATCGACAACGAAATCCTCGTCCAGGATTCGAACGAGCAGATCATCCAGATGAGCAACGGCTGCATCTGCTGCACGATCCGCGGCGACCTCGCGCGCGTGCTCGCCGAGCTCGCCGCGAACAAGCGCGACGGCAAGTTCGACTTCGACCGCGTGGTGATCGAGACGACGGGCCTCGCGAATCCGGGCCCCGTCGCGCAGACGTTCTTCATCGACAGCGAGATCGCCGACGAATTCCTGCTCGATGCGGTCATCACGCTCGTCGACGCGAAGCACGCCGACACGCAGCTCGACGAGCACGAGGTCGTGCAGCGGCAGGTCGGCTTCGCCGATCGCCTGTTCATCACGAAGGCGGACCTCGTCGACGACGAGACGGTGTCCGAGCTGAAGCACCGCCTGCTGCACATGAACCCGAGGGCGGCGATCAAGGTCGTGAACTTCGGCGATGCGGACATCAAGGAGATCTTCGACCTGCGCGGCTTCAACCTGAACGCGAAGCTCGAGATCGATCCGGACTTCCTCGCGGAAGACGAGCACGAGCACGCGCATCACCACGATCACGACCACGATCACGCGCATTGCGATCACGATCACGGCCATTGCGAGCACGATCACGAGCACGGCCACCATCATCATCACGCGCACCACGACGACAAGATCAAGTCGTTCGTCTACCGCAACGATCGCCCGTTCGATCCGAACAAGCTCGAAGACTTCCTGGGCGGGATCCTGCAGATCTACGGCGAGCGGATGCTGCGCTACAAGGGCGTGCTGTACATGAAGGGCGTCGACCGCAAGGTCGTGTTCCAGGGCGTGCACCAGATGATGGGCAGCGATCTCGCCGCGAAGTGGCTGCCGGTCGAGAAGAAGACCAACAAGATGGTGTTCATCGGCGTCGACCTGCCGCGCGACCTCATCACCGACGGCCTCGACGCCTGCCTCGCGTAA
- the dksA gene encoding RNA polymerase-binding protein DksA, translating to MTKKLLTEAEILKMSDKDYMNEDQLAFFKNRLEQLQAEILRNAGQTTENLRETVIVPDPADRATIEEEHALELRTRDRERKLLKKVQQSLARIESGEYGWCEETGEPIGIPRLLARPTATLSLEAQERRELRQKLFGD from the coding sequence ATGACGAAGAAACTCTTGACCGAAGCCGAAATCCTGAAGATGAGCGACAAGGATTACATGAATGAGGATCAGCTCGCCTTCTTCAAAAATCGGCTCGAACAATTGCAGGCGGAAATTCTCCGCAATGCGGGCCAGACGACCGAGAATCTGCGCGAAACGGTGATCGTGCCGGACCCCGCCGATCGCGCGACGATCGAGGAAGAGCACGCGCTCGAACTGCGCACGCGCGACCGCGAACGCAAGCTTCTCAAGAAGGTCCAGCAATCGCTCGCCCGCATCGAATCGGGCGAGTACGGCTGGTGCGAAGAGACGGGCGAGCCGATCGGCATCCCGCGTCTGCTCGCACGTCCGACGGCCACGCTGTCGCTCGAAGCGCAGGAGCGCCGCGAGCTGCGTCAGAAGCTGTTCGGCGACTGA